ACACTAATTCCTTACATTAAAGCTGCTGGTGAATTAAAAACAAAACCAACACAACATTCTGTTAAAGAATTACGTTCTTTAGGGATTCAACCAAATATTATCGTTGTGCGTACAGAACAAGAAGTGCCACAAGAAATGAAGGAAAAACTAGCACTATTCTGTGACGTTCAACCTCACGAAATTATTGAATCTCGTGATGCAGAACATTTATATGAAGTACCATTAAATCTTCATGCACAAGACTTCGATGATATCGTACTTGATCATTTCGGTATTGAAGCACCAGAGGCAGATATGGAAGAATGGCGTGACCTTGTGGCAAAAGTGAAGAGCCTACCAAATAAACGCAGAGTGGCATTAGTAGGTAAATATGTTGAGCTACAAGATGCTTATATTTCAGTAGTAGAAGCGTTAAAACATGCGGGTTATGCGTTTAACTCTGATATTGATATTGATTGGATTAATGCAGAGCATGTAAATACAGATAATGTTGTAACGTTACTTAAAGATGCAGATGCTATTTTAGTTCCTGGTGGCTTTGGTGATCGCGGTGTTGAGGGTAAAATTTTAGCTACGCAATATGCTCGTGAGAATAATGTACCATTCTTAGGAATTTGCTTAGGTATGCAATTAGCAACAATTGAATTTGCTCGTAACGTATTAGGCTTAAAAGGAGCACATTCTACAGAGCTTGATGCAGAAACACAATATCCTATTATTGATTTCCTACCAGATCAAAACGATAGCGTAGATATTGGTGGAACATTACGTTTAGGTTTATATCCATGTAAGTTAAAAGAAGGCTCAAAAGCAAGTGATGCTTATGGCAAAGAGCTTGTCTATGAACGTCACCGTCATCGTTATGAATTTAACAATGAATACCGTGAAGCAATGGAAGCAGAAGGTCTTGTATTCTCAGGAACAAGCCCGGATGGAAAATTAGTGGAAATTATTGAGCTGCCAGAAAACAATTTCTTCGTAGCATGCCAATTCCACCCAGAGTTCGTGTCACGTCCAAACCGTCCACAACCATTATTCCGTGATTTCATCGGTGCAACATTTAAATAATAGTAAAAAGGATGTCTCGTAATAACGAGACATCCTTTTGTTTTTAGCGTTTTAGTTTGCATATTAAAAAACGATTACAGTTCCTCATCCAAGCCAAGCATTTCATCATAAATAATTTTTACAGCTTCATAAATGAACAGTGCAGCAATTGCATGCGGTACAACAATGCGCTCACCTAAATCATTAGGCATTAAACCACCACGCATACGAGTGGAGATATATGTATACGCTAAATCGGCTAATGGATTTTCGTTATTGGCTATTTCACTCGCTACTGCTGCAAACGGTATAAATTGAGCATTCAATTTTTGTGCCAACGCTAATGCTTCTTGATCATGTGCACTACGTGTAAAAATACAAATACGATCTGCTTCGCTAACGACTGTATCTTCGTTCCAAGGGAGGAGCTTAGAAAAACGCTCAACACCTTGAAGTGCATTTAATTCGACAACTTGCATTTCACCAAAGCAAGCAAAATAGACATTGCCTTCGCCTATCGCAGCTTGTGCAAGTAATCGTGCTGTTTCTTCAATAGCTTCTTCTTCATTTTGTGTTATTCTTTGTAATAATCCGCTCAACTGTGTTGTTAGAATTTTTGACATGATTCCACCTCAATCAATATTATATGGATGTGTGAAGCATAAAGCAAAAGAGTAGATAATTTATAATACTAGAAGGTATTAAGCTGTAAAAGGAGAATATTACATATATAGATCTTTTTGTGCAAGAATAATAATTCAAAAAGGGCGGAATGCAATGTGAAACGATTACTAATTGTTGATGATCAGCAGGGAATTCGTTTGCTATTAAATGAGGTATTAAAAAAAGAAGGTTACGTTACATATTTAGCAGCGAATGGCGCTGAGGCACTACGTTATGCAGAGGAAGAATCGATAGACTGTGTATTGCTAGACATGAAGATTCCTGGCATGGATGGCATAGAAATCTTAAAGCGTTTAAAAGAGAAATGGCCCGAATTACCTGTCTTTATGATGACAGCATACGGTGAATTAGATGTTGTTCAGGAGGCATTGGAATTAGGGGCAATACGATATTTTACGAAGCCGTTTGATATTTTTGAAGTACGTGACGAAGTAAATAAAACGTTAAAAACATAGTTAAGCAGGCAGTGGCAAACACCGCCTGTTTTTTTATACTTGTTGTAAATAAATAATGCTACCTAACTGTTTTGCACTAGACTTTCATTCGAAATTATACGATGCTCAGACATAACTATGGAATTTATAATTTTGATTTACTTTGTTTTGCAATAGAAAAAACTTTGCAGACTGCACAAGTTGATGGTAGCGAAGACGGTGACTCCTACGGGAACGCACAGAACGTAAGACGCGGGCATTCTGCGCGTTAGCGAGGGTTGCAGCTTATGGTAGGCTGGGACATAACTAAAAAAATTTAAGGAACAGAGGAAAGGTGTTCAAATTTTTGCTATATGGAGACCTTAGCTATTCTTGCTTTTGCAATTAAAAAATTAGAAGTATTCACTGGTTGTTGGTAGCGGAGGTGGTGACTCCGGCGGGAACAGCACATAATGTTAGACGCGGGCATTCCGCGCGTAGCGAGGGTTGCGGCTTACAGTGCTGAGCGGAAAGCACCGCCGTAGCGGACAACAACTGTACCAGCCTCTTTTTGAAAAAAGTGCCCCTGCCGCTACGTTGCACTCTGCTTTCGGTTCAAAATATAGTAGCCCCTGAAATTTCTTTTCAGAGGCTTATAGAAAAAAAGTGCCCCTGCCGCTACGTTGCACTCCGCTTTCGGTTCAAAATATAGTAGCCCCTGAAATTTCTTTTCAGGGGCTTATAGAAAAAAAGTGCCCCTGCCGCTACGTTGCACTTCGCTTTCGGGGCAAAAATAGTAGCCCCTGAAATTTCTTTTCAGGGGCTTATAGAAAAAAAGTGCCCCTGCCGCTACGTTGCACTTCGCTATCGGGGCAAAAATAGTAGCCCCTGAAATTTCTTTTCAGGGGCTTATAGAAAAAAGTGCCCCTGCCGCTACGTTGCACTTCGCTTTCGGGGCAAAAATAGTAGCCCCTGAAATTTCTTTTCAGAGGCTTATAGAAAAAAGTGCCCCTGCCGCTACGTTGCACTCCGCTTTCGGTTCAAAATATAGTAGCCCCTGAAATTTCTTTTCAGAGGCTTATAGAAAAAAGTGCCCCTGCCGCTACGTTGCACTTCGCTTTCGGGGCAAAAATAGTAGCCCCTGAAATTTCTTTTCAGGGGCTTATAGAAAAAAAGTGCCCCTGCCGCTACGTTGCACTTCGCTATCGGGGCAAAAATAGTAGCCCCTGAAATTTCTTTTCAGGGGCTTATAGAAAAAAGTGCCCCTGCCGCTACGTTGCACTTCGCTTTCGGGGCAAAAATAGTAGCCCCTGAAATTTCTTTTCAGAGGCTTATAGAAAAAAGTGCCCCTGCCGCTACGTTGCACTTCGCTATCGGGGCAAAAATATAAGCCCCTGAAATTTCTTTTCAGGGGCTTATATTTTTGCTATGATTGAATAGCACAATTATGTATAAAGAATAGTCCTAAAAGGAGGATTTTTAGTATGGCGTTAGTATCTATGAAAGAGATGTTAATTAAAGCAAAGGCAGAAGGTTATGCAGTTGGTCAATTCAACATCAACAACCTTGAATGGACGCAAGCAATTTTACAAGCAGCAGAAGAAGAAAAATCACCGGTTATCCTTGGCGTATCTGAGGGCGCAGGTAAATATATGGGCGGATTTATTTCAGTTGTACACATGGTAAAAGGTTTAATGGAATCTTATGGTACGACAGTGCCAGTAGCTATTCACCTTGACCATGGTTCAAGCTTTGAAAAATGTAAAGAAGCGATTGATGCAGGATTTACTTCTGTTATGATTGATGCATCACATCATCCTTTCGAAGAAAATATTGCAATTACTTCAAAAGTAGTTGAATATGCACATGCGAAAGGCGTTTCTGTAGAAGCTGAGCTTGGAACAGTTGGCGGAGACGAGGATGGCGTAATTGGTGGTATTATGTACGCTGATCCAGAAGAGTGCCGTAAAATGGTTGAATTAACAGATATTGATTGCTTAGCACCAGCGCTTGGCTCTGTTCATGGTCCATACAAAGGCGAACCAAACTTAGGTTTCAAAGAAATGGAAGAAATCTCTAAATTAGCAGATCTTCCTTTAGTATTACATGGTGGTACAGGTATTCCAACAAAAGATATTCAACGTTCCATTTCATTAGGTACGGCTAAAATTAACGTGAATACTGAAAATCAAATCGCTGCGACAAAAGTGATTCGTGAAATTCTTGACAACGATAAAGTTGTTTACGATCCACGTAAATTCCTAGCACCAGCGCGTGAAGCAATTAAAACAACAGTTATCGGTAAAATCCGTGAATTTGGTAGTGCACAAAAAGCATAATTTTTGCTTCATATATGGTACAAAAGCATAGATGAATACACATAATAAGAGAAGTGTTGATGCTAGCAATCGACCTTCTCTTGTTTTTGAAATTATAACTTTTTTGAAAAAAATTAATAATATAAATAAATAGGGTTAGGGAGGAAATATTATGAAATTTTTTATTGATACAGCAAACTTTGATGAAATTAAAGAAGCACACGCATGGGGCATTTTATCAGGCGTGACAACAAACCCATCATTAGTGGCAAAAGAGGAGAACGTATCTTTTCATGATCGTCTACGTGAAATTGCCGAGCTTGTTGATGGCTCAGTAAGCGGTGAAGTTATTGCATTAGATGCTGAAGGTATGATTAAAGAAGGTCTAGAATTAGCGGCTATTGCACCGAATATTACAGTGAAATTACCAATGACACCCGCTGGTTTAGAAGCGTGTCGCTTCTTTGCAAACAAAGGCATTAAAACAAACGTAACACTAATTTTCAGTGCCAACCAAGCATTAATGGCTGCGCGTGCAGGTGCTACATATGTATCACCATTTATCGGCCGTTTAGATGATATTGGTCAAAATGGTGTTGAACTTATCGAAACCATTTCAGATATTTTCACAATCCATAATATTGAAACACAAATTATTGCTGCTTCTATTCGTCACCCACAACATGTAACGGCAGCAGCTCTTGCTGGCGCACATATTTCAACAACTCCTTTCAAAGTGTTAAAACAACTTTTCCACCATCCATTAACGGAAAAAGGAATTGAAGGATTTTTAGCGGATTGGAATAAGCGAAAAGGTGAATAATAAGATTATAAAGTGAGTCAAATGCAAAAATTACTTTCCAATCATGAGGGAGAACGCGAAATGGATGTTTATAAAATTACAGGCGAAAATCGTCTAAAGGGTACAATTAAAGTTAGTGGTGCAAAAAATAGTGCAGTCGCCTTAATTCCAGCATCAATTTTGGCGAACTCTCCAGTGACAATTGGAGGGATTCCCGAAATTTCAGATGCTTGGACTTTAAAAGCCTTGTTAGAAGAGATTGGTGGAGAAGTACAATTTGAGGATGGCAAAATGATTATTGATCCATCCGATATGGTTGCACTGCCGTTGCCAAATGGTAATGTTAAAAAACTCCGCGCCTCTTATTATTTAATGGGTGCCATGCTTGGTCGCTTCAAAAAGGCTGTCATTGGTTTGCCTGGTGGCTGTTTCTTAGGGCCGCGTCCAATTGATCAACACATTAAAGGGTTTGAAGCCCTTGGCGCTAAAATTACTAACGAGCATGGTGCGATTTATTTACGTGCTGAAGAATTAATCGGCGCTAAAATTTATTTAGACGTCGCAAGTGTTGGCGCAACGATCAATATTATGCTTGCTGCGGTACGTGCAAAGGGACGTACGGTTATTGAAAATGCCGCAAAAGAACCTGAAATAATTGACGTAGCCACACTCCTTACGAATATGGGTGCCAATATTAAGGGTGCGGGTACAAGTGTTATTCGCATTGAAGGTGTTGAGGAACTGCATGGAACGGAACATACAATTATTCCAGACCGTATTGAAGCCGCTACATTTATGATAATGGCAGCAGCAGTTGGCGACGGTATTACGATAGATAATGTCATTCCATTGCATTTAGAGGCAATTACAGCAAAGCTTCGTGAAATGGGCGTCAAGATTGACATAGACGAGGAAAGTATTTTTGTTCCCAAAACAGACCTATCTACATTGCAAGCGGTTGACGTCAAAACGATAGTTTATCCTGGATTCCCTACGGATATTCAGCAACCACTTTCGGTGTTAATGACGCAAGCACTTGGCTCTTCAAAGATAACAGATACCATTTATACGGCTCGTTTTAAGCATATTGATGAACTGCGTCGTATGAATGCCAACGCACGTGTAGAAGGAAATACAGCGATAATTACTGGTCCAAGTAAATTACATGGCTCAAGTGTCACTGCGACAGACCTTCGCGCGGGTGCAGCATTAGTTTTAGCTGGCTTATTAGCTGAAGGTGAAACTGAAATTCATGATATCTATCATATTGAACGTGGCTATAGCTCACTTATTGAAAAATTACGTGACTTAGGCGCAGATATTCGACGTGAAACAATTATGGTTAGCGTTGCAGAGGCAAAGGAGTAATGTAAGGTAAAAGTTTTGAGCCAATTATGTTACAATAAAGGTAATTTGAATGTTTCGGTAAAATAAAACATGCCGATAACGGGAGGCAAAACAACAATGGAACGCAGTTTATCGATGGAAGTAGTACGAGTAACAGAGGCAGCAGCAATCGCATCCGGGAAATGGATGGGTCGCGGTTTGAAAATTGAGGCAGATGATGCAGCAACGACAGCAATGCGCTCAATGTTCGATACGATTCCAATGCATGCTACAGTAGTAATTGGGGAAGGCGAAATGGACGAAGCACCAATGCTTTATATTGGTGAGGAGCTTGGTCTTCGTAATGGCGGTCCCAAAGTAGATATAGCAGTCGATCCTTTAGAAGGTACAAATATAGTGGCAAAAGGTACAAATGGTGCTATGACAGTATTAGCAATTGCTGATAAGGGTAATCTATTAAATGCACCAGATATGTACATGGAGAAAATCGCTGTAGGACCAGAAGCGGCAGGAAAAGTTGATATTAACGCCTCTGTTACTTATAATTTATTACAAGTAGCAAAAGCAAAAAATAAAGATATTTCAGATGTTGTAGCTACTCTATTAGATCGCCCACGCCATCAAGCGATAGTAGATGAGATTCGTGAAGCGGGAGCTCGTATTAAATTTATTCAAGATGGAGATGTGGGAGCAGCGATTAACACTGCATTCGATGAAACAGGCATCGACATTATGTTTGGTATGGGCGGTGCACCTGAGGGTGTTATATCGGCTGTTGCATTAAAATGCCTTGGTGGAGACTTCCAAGCTAAATTAGTGCCAGAAGATGAAGAACAGTTAGAACGCTGTAAACAAATGGGCGTAGATGTAGATAAAGTTCTTTACTTAGATGATTTAGTAAAAGGTGACGATGCAATTTTTGCAGCAACAGCTGTTACAGATTGTGAGCTATTAAAAGGTGTGCAGTACAAAGGAGCTTATGCATTAACACATTCAGTTGTTATGCGAGCGAAGTCAGGTACTGTCCGTTTTGTAGAAGGTCGTCACGCTCTTGATAAAAAACCTAGCTATTAATAATATTTTCTTCTAAAATATACCTAGTGCAACTATTTGCACTAGGTACCTTCTTCTTCATTAAACCATCCCATAGTTTTACTTTAAAAACTTCTATGTTTACCCCAATACATGCATTATATTTTGAAAAAGACTGGAGTTGTGCATATGTCTACATTGACAATCGCTCAATTAGAAAACATGACGTTAAAAGAGCTTTACGCCCTCGCACGCCAATACAAAATTTCGTATTATAGCAAACTAACGAAAAAGGAATTAATTTTTGCTATTTTGAAAACGCGTTCAGAGCAAGAGGGTTATTTCTTTATGGAGGGGGTACTTGAGATTGTATCGCAAGAAGGCTTTGGCTTCCTTCGACCAATCAATTACTCACCGAGTAAAGAAGATATTTATATTTCTGCTTCTCAAATACGTCGTTTTGATCTTCGTAATGGGGATAAAGTGTCTGGTAAAGTGCGTCCCCCTAAAGAAAATGAACGTTACTATGGATTACTGCAGGTGGATGCTGTAAATGGAGAAGATCCTGAAGTAGCAAAAGAACGTGTTCACTTCCCAGCATTGACGCCGCTATATCCTGATCGCCAAATCAAGCTTGAAACTACACAGCGCAATCTATCGACTCGAATTATGGATTTAGTAGCGCCAGTAGGATTTGGTCAACGTGGATTAATCGTAGCGCCACCAAAGGCTGGTAAAACATCATTATTAAAAGAAATTGCTAACGCTATTACAACAAACCATCCAGAGGCAGAGTTAATCGTATTACTTATTGATGAACGTCCTGAGGAAGTAACGGATATTGAGCGTTCTGTAAATGCGGATGTCGTAAGTTCTACTTTCGATGAAGTTCCGGAAAATCATGTGAAGGTAGCGGAAATCGTGTTAGAACGAGCACGCCGCTTAGTAGAGCATAAACGTGACGTAATTATTTTAATGGACTCCATTACACGTCTTGCTCGTGCATATAACTTAGTTATTCCACCAAGTGGTCGTACGCTGTCAGGTGGTATCGATCCTGCGGCCTTCCATAGACCAAAACGATTCTTCGGTTCTGCGCGTAATATTGAAGAAGGTGGTAGCTTAACAATTTTAGCTACAGCTTTAGTAGATACAGGTTCACGTATGGACGAAGTTATTTATGAAGAGTTTAAAGGGACGGGTAACTTAGAGTTGCACTTAGATCGTCAATTAGCAGAGCGTCGTATTTTCCCTGCGCTTGATATTCGTCGTTCAGGTACACGTAAGGAAGAATTGCTTCTTGAGCCAGAACAACTTGAAAAACTATGGGCAATCCGAAAAACATTTTCAGATGCGCCAGATTTCGCAGAGCGTTTCTTGAAAAAGCTACGCACAACAAAATCAAACGAAGAATTTTTCGAAAAGTTAAATGAAGATATGAAAAAAGCCACTAAAGGTAAAGGCCTACTTTAAGGTGCCAGTCACTCAAACAATTCTCAAACAATTTATCTACACTCGGAAACACCAGTAACGAATTGTCGTTACTGGTGTTTTTTTTACGGCTTCAATAATAGTATAGCTAAATTGATAATCATTATCAATGAGTGTTTGAAAAGAACGTATTGCTTTTGGCTACGAAGTGAATACTACTTGAAGTAAAGCCTTTAAAAGAGCACAGCGCATTAGATTTTATTGCACCCTAGTAAGATAAGATTAATTGCGGGTGCATGTACAGATGGATTTTGGCGTTAAATAGTGCCAAACTATTTCGCGAAGTTCGTGAATAGTTTTCAATATTTTTTGCTTGAAAACAATAAAATAACTATGTTATACTTCAAAAGTATGCAACGTGTACATATGTAGCCGACATATTCGGGCTATGTAAGGTACAGTTCGAATTACTCTGTTCCAGATGGTTCAGGGCGAGAGGAGAAAACGAATATGAAACAAGGAATTCATCCAGACTACAAAGAAGCAACAGTAACTTGCTCTTGTGGTAACACTTTCAAAACTGGTTCAGTAAAAGAAAACATCGTTGTCGAGTTCTGCAACGAATGTCACCCATTCTATACTGGCCGTCAAAAATTCGCGTCTGCTGATGGTCGCGTGGATCGTTTCAACAAAAAATACGGTCTTAAAAACTAATGTTAGTTTAATACCTGCCAAGCATGTGCTTGGCAGGTATTTTTTTCAGTATTTAAATAATGCAAGCAATCATTGCGTCTTGGCATATAGGGTTTCTTTCGCAACGTTGCGCGCGTTTAATATATAACAACAGTAGACCGGATTTTGAAATTTTAAGCCGACCCATAGCTATAATCGTTCGGGCTTAAAGCTAATTGCTAAAATAATTCCTTTCAAAATCCAATGACAACAGGGAGGGAGAAAATACAATGGCACAGCTATACTATAAACATGGCGCGATGAATAGTGGCAAATCAATAGAAATCTTAAAAGTTGCCCATAACTATGAAGAGCAGCAAAAGCCTGTCATGATATTTACGTCAGGTCTTGATACACGTGATGAGGTTGGATTTGTTTCAAGTCGAGTAGGCTTAAGACAAGAGGCTATTCCAATTTATGAGGACACGAATATTTTTGAACTTGTAAAAAATAATGAAGTAAAGCCATACTGCGTGCTTGTAGATGAAGTGCAATTTTTAAAAAAGGCACATGTACTACAATTAGCGAATATTGTGGATGAACTAGACATTCCTGTGATGGGCTTTGGCCTAAAGAATGATTTCCAAAATGAATTATTTGAGGGTAGTCAGTATATGCTTACATATGCAGATAAAATTGAAGAAATGAAAACGATTTGCTGGTTCTGCCATAAAAAAGCAACGATGAATTTACGTGTCGATGATAATGGTAAACCTGTGTATACAGGCGACCAAATAAAAATCGGAGGTAACGATTCTTACTATCCTGTTTGTCGAAAGTGCCACGCACATCCACCGCTTTAAAGTTGTGTTAACATGGAAGTGTACTATTGTTAATTTTATCGAAGGGCTATCATGATTTTAAGCAATCCACCGAATAATTGTAGCATACACGTGAAATTTTCCTTATACTAAGTAAGGGAAATATGCCGTGCATATAATTACGCCTAAAGTAATCTGTAGCCGGAATAATTAACAAATAGAGGGAAATAGTGTTCGTCTCATTCACTGTAAAGAGAGGCGGACTTCTACTTGAATATAGATAAATGAACTAAATAGAGGTGAAGCCCATGTTTGATAGACTACAAGCAGTAGAGGATCGTTATGAAAGGCTAAATGAGCTTTTAAGTGATCCTGATATTGTAAACGACAGTAAAAAATTACGTGAATATTCAAAGGAACAATCGGATATTCAAGAGACAGTGGATGCTTATCGTGAGTATAAAAGTGTCAAAGATCAACTAGTTGATACACGAGAAATGTTAGAGAATGAAAAAGATCCGGATATGCACGAGATGGTAAAAGAAGAATTCAACTCATTAAAAGAGCAGCAAGAAGAGTTGGAAGAACGACTACGTGTTTTATTAATTCCGAAAGACCCGAATGACAATAAAAACGTTATTATGGAGATTCGTGGTGCAGCCGGCGGTGATGAGGCAAATATTTTCGCAGGTGACTTATTCCGTATGTATTCTCGCTATGCTGAAACACAAGGCTGGAAAATCGACATTATGGAAGCAACACCAAACCCAATGGGCGGCTACAAAGAAGTAATCTTTATGATTAACGGGCAAGGCGCATATTCTAAATTTAAATTTGAAAATGGTGCACACCGTGTACAACGTGTACCAGCAACAGAATCACAAGGACGTATTCATACATCAACAGCGACAGTGGCTTGCTTACCGGAAGTTGAAGAGGTAGATGTAGAAATTCACGAAAAAGATATCCGTGTCGATACATTTGCATCTTCAGGCGCAGGTGGGCAATCGGTAAATACAACGATGTCAGCTGTTCGTATGACCCATTTACCAACGGGTGTTGTTGTATCCATGCAGGATGAACGTTCACAAATTAAAAACCGTGAAAAAGCGATGAAAATTCTTCGTGCACGTGTAGCAGATATGTATTTACAAGAAGCACAAAAAGAAATTGATGCAACACGTAAGTCAGCAGTAGGTTCGGGAGACCGTTCAGAGCGTATCCGCACATACAATTATCCACAAAACCGTGTCACAGATCATCGTATTGGCTTAACAATTCAAAAGCTAGATCAAATCGTTGAGGGTAGACTAGACGAAATTATTGATGCGCTGATCTTAGAAGAGCAAGCATCAAAGTTAGAGCGACTTAATGATGACCTATAAAAATGTAATGGAGGCCCTTGATTGGGCTTCTTCTTTTTTAGTGGATAATGGACGCGAAGAAACTGCTGCTCGTATTGTCATGCAGCATGTACTCGGCACAACGTATTCGGGTGTGATGTTACACTTGCAAGACACCTTAACCTTTGAGCAAAGTGAACGGTTTGAAAAATTGATTGAAGAGCATGCAAGCGGCAGACCTGTGCAGTATTGTATTGGTAGCGAAGAATTTTATGGACGTACATTTATAGTAGATGAGTCAGTGCTTATTCCGAGACCAGAAACCGAAGAATTAGTGCTGGCAACAACCAATCGAATTGGTCAATTATTTGATAACAAAACGCTAAAGCTAGCAGATATCGGAACAGGTAGCGGTGCTATTGCCATTTCTATGAAGCTAGAATGTCCAGAATTAACAGTCGTAGCAACCGATTTATCTGTTGCGGCATTAGCTACTGCCAAAAAAAATGCACAATTATTAGCTGCGGATATTGATTTCCGTCTAGGCGATTTAACAGTACCTTTAGTTGGGGAAAAGTTTGATATTGTGTTATCAAATCCTCCATATATCGCCTTTGAAGAAGCAAAGGATATGTCTAGCATTGTGTTGGAGCATGAGCCACATAGCGCTCTTTTTGCAGAAGAGGACGGGCTTGTGTTGTATCGAAAACTAGCACAACAGCTTCCTGTCCTAATGAACAAACCAGCTTTAATTGGACTGGAAATTGGTTATACA
This DNA window, taken from Lysinibacillus sp. FSL M8-0337, encodes the following:
- the prfA gene encoding peptide chain release factor 1, yielding MFDRLQAVEDRYERLNELLSDPDIVNDSKKLREYSKEQSDIQETVDAYREYKSVKDQLVDTREMLENEKDPDMHEMVKEEFNSLKEQQEELEERLRVLLIPKDPNDNKNVIMEIRGAAGGDEANIFAGDLFRMYSRYAETQGWKIDIMEATPNPMGGYKEVIFMINGQGAYSKFKFENGAHRVQRVPATESQGRIHTSTATVACLPEVEEVDVEIHEKDIRVDTFASSGAGGQSVNTTMSAVRMTHLPTGVVVSMQDERSQIKNREKAMKILRARVADMYLQEAQKEIDATRKSAVGSGDRSERIRTYNYPQNRVTDHRIGLTIQKLDQIVEGRLDEIIDALILEEQASKLERLNDDL
- the prmC gene encoding peptide chain release factor N(5)-glutamine methyltransferase — protein: MMTYKNVMEALDWASSFLVDNGREETAARIVMQHVLGTTYSGVMLHLQDTLTFEQSERFEKLIEEHASGRPVQYCIGSEEFYGRTFIVDESVLIPRPETEELVLATTNRIGQLFDNKTLKLADIGTGSGAIAISMKLECPELTVVATDLSVAALATAKKNAQLLAADIDFRLGDLTVPLVGEKFDIVLSNPPYIAFEEAKDMSSIVLEHEPHSALFAEEDGLVLYRKLAQQLPVLMNKPALIGLEIGYTQGEQVAQFFKESFPQASITVEKDINGKPRMVFCEIHV